One region of Dokdonia sp. 4H-3-7-5 genomic DNA includes:
- the atpH gene encoding ATP synthase F1 subunit delta — translation MSRAAIRYAKAVLDLAKDNGTIEAVLNDMKSVTATLEGSKGLRNALNSPIIKTDDKRAVLRQVFTDGTKETLGLIDVLVDNKRANLLGGVAQSFITEYNKANKIEAATVTTAVALTPELETKVLAKVTELTGSTNVTLTNVIDESIIGGFVLRVGDTQYNASIASQLGKLKREFSNSL, via the coding sequence ATGAGCAGAGCAGCAATAAGATATGCAAAAGCAGTACTAGATCTTGCAAAAGATAATGGTACTATTGAGGCAGTTTTAAATGATATGAAATCTGTTACAGCAACGCTAGAAGGAAGTAAAGGTCTTCGCAATGCTCTTAACAGTCCGATTATCAAAACAGACGATAAACGTGCAGTACTACGTCAAGTATTTACAGACGGAACAAAAGAGACTCTTGGTCTTATTGATGTTCTTGTAGATAATAAAAGAGCTAACTTGTTAGGCGGCGTAGCACAAAGTTTTATTACAGAATATAATAAAGCAAACAAAATTGAGGCTGCAACGGTAACAACCGCAGTAGCTTTAACACCAGAGCTAGAAACTAAAGTGCTAGCAAAAGTGACTGAACTTACTGGAAGTACAAACGTAACCTTAACTAATGTAATCGACGAGAGCATTATAGGAGGTTTTGTACTACGTGTAGGTGATACGCAATACAATGCGAGTATCGCTAGCCAGTTAGGCAAATTAAAAAGAGAATTTAGTAATAGTTTATAA
- the atpA gene encoding F0F1 ATP synthase subunit alpha, producing the protein MAEVKPAEVSAILKKQLSGFEATASLDEVGTVLTVGDGIARIYGLANAQYGELVEFESGLEAIVLNLEEDNVGVVLLGTSLSIKEGDTVKRTQRIASIQVGEGITGRVVNTLGLPIDGKGPIAGQTYEMPLERKAPGVVFREPVTEPLQTGIKAIDAMIPVGRGQRELVIGDRQTGKSTVCIDTILNQKEFYDAGEPVHCIYVAIGQKASTVALIANVLEEAGAMAYTTIVAANASDPAAMQVYAPFAGAAIGEYFRDTGRPALIIYDDLSKQAVAYREVSLLLRRPPGREAYPGDVFFLHSRLLERAAKVINDDAIAKTMNDLPDSLKPIVKGGGSLTALPIIETQAGDVSAYIPTNVISITDGQIFLDGDLFNSGVRPAINVGISVSRVGGNAQIKSMKKVSGTLKLDQAAFRELEAFAKFGSDLDAATLNVIEKGKRNVEILKQAENTPFTVEDQIAIIYAGSKNLLRNVPVNKVKEFEADYIEFLNAKHRGILDTLKSGKLTDEVTDTLVAVAKDLSAKYI; encoded by the coding sequence ATGGCAGAAGTTAAACCAGCAGAAGTTTCGGCAATTTTAAAGAAACAACTTTCAGGTTTTGAAGCAACAGCTTCCCTTGACGAAGTAGGAACAGTATTGACCGTGGGTGATGGTATCGCTCGTATTTACGGACTTGCAAACGCCCAGTATGGTGAGCTTGTTGAGTTTGAAAGTGGTCTTGAAGCAATTGTTCTTAACCTTGAAGAAGATAACGTAGGGGTTGTACTCTTAGGTACTTCTTTATCTATTAAAGAAGGTGATACCGTAAAACGTACACAACGTATCGCATCTATCCAGGTAGGTGAAGGTATTACTGGACGTGTGGTAAACACATTAGGTCTTCCTATTGATGGAAAAGGACCTATTGCTGGACAAACTTATGAGATGCCACTTGAGCGTAAAGCGCCTGGTGTTGTTTTTCGTGAGCCAGTAACAGAGCCATTACAAACAGGAATCAAAGCAATTGATGCGATGATACCAGTAGGTAGAGGGCAGCGTGAGCTTGTAATTGGTGACCGTCAGACAGGTAAGTCTACTGTTTGTATTGACACTATCCTTAACCAAAAAGAATTTTACGATGCTGGTGAGCCAGTACATTGTATATATGTAGCCATCGGGCAAAAAGCTTCTACAGTTGCACTTATTGCAAATGTACTTGAGGAGGCTGGAGCAATGGCTTATACAACTATAGTTGCAGCAAACGCATCAGATCCTGCAGCAATGCAAGTGTATGCACCATTTGCAGGAGCAGCGATTGGAGAATATTTTAGAGATACAGGTCGTCCAGCATTAATCATTTATGATGATTTATCTAAGCAAGCAGTTGCATACCGTGAGGTATCATTACTACTTCGTCGTCCACCGGGACGTGAGGCATACCCTGGAGATGTATTCTTCTTACACTCTAGATTACTTGAGCGTGCTGCAAAGGTGATTAATGATGATGCTATTGCAAAAACAATGAATGACCTTCCTGATAGTCTTAAGCCTATCGTAAAAGGAGGAGGATCACTTACTGCACTTCCTATCATTGAGACGCAAGCAGGTGACGTATCTGCTTATATCCCTACAAACGTAATTTCTATTACAGACGGGCAAATCTTCTTAGATGGAGATTTATTTAACTCTGGTGTACGCCCAGCTATTAACGTAGGTATCTCGGTATCACGTGTAGGAGGTAACGCACAGATTAAATCAATGAAAAAAGTATCAGGTACTTTAAAACTGGATCAAGCAGCTTTCCGTGAATTGGAAGCGTTTGCAAAGTTTGGTTCTGATCTTGATGCTGCTACCCTTAACGTAATTGAAAAAGGAAAGCGTAACGTAGAGATACTTAAGCAAGCAGAAAATACACCGTTTACAGTAGAGGATCAAATTGCAATTATTTATGCAGGGTCTAAAAACTTACTACGTAACGTACCAGTAAATAAGGTTAAAGAATTTGAAGCAGATTATATCGAATTCTTAAACGCTAAGCATAGAGGTATCCTTGATACACTTAAATCTGGAAAACTTACAGACGAGGTTACAGATACATTAGTAGCTGTTGCAAAAGACCTATCTGCAAAGTATATCTAA
- the atpG gene encoding ATP synthase F1 subunit gamma, which yields MANLKEIRNRISSVSSTMQITSAMKMVSAAKLKKAQDAITAMRPYSDKLTELLQNLSATLDADSGSKLAEDREIKKVLIVAISSNRGLAGAFNTNIIKGVNARVAAKYAGKEVHLVTLGKKADAILAKTFKVIENNNDIYDDLTFDNVAAIAEDLMARFEAGEYDRIDIIYNKFKNAATQIVTPEQFLPIVATVQEEAAATADYIFEPSKEEIVEGLIPKALKTQLFKGIRDSVASEHGARMTAMHKATDNATELRDALKLQYNKARQAAITNEILEIVGGAEALNN from the coding sequence ATGGCAAACTTAAAGGAAATAAGAAACAGAATTTCATCGGTATCTTCTACGATGCAGATCACTAGTGCCATGAAAATGGTATCTGCTGCAAAGTTGAAAAAGGCACAAGATGCAATTACAGCAATGCGCCCATATTCTGATAAGCTTACTGAGCTTTTACAGAACTTAAGCGCTACACTAGATGCAGATTCTGGAAGTAAACTTGCAGAAGATCGTGAGATAAAAAAGGTACTTATAGTAGCTATTTCATCAAACAGAGGTCTTGCAGGAGCTTTTAATACAAATATTATCAAAGGTGTTAATGCACGTGTTGCCGCAAAGTATGCTGGTAAAGAAGTGCACTTAGTTACATTAGGAAAAAAAGCTGATGCTATTTTAGCAAAGACTTTTAAGGTAATCGAAAATAACAATGATATTTACGATGATCTTACTTTTGATAATGTAGCCGCAATTGCAGAAGATCTAATGGCTCGTTTTGAAGCTGGTGAATACGATCGCATTGACATTATCTACAATAAATTTAAGAACGCAGCAACTCAAATTGTAACTCCAGAGCAGTTTCTACCTATTGTAGCAACCGTACAAGAGGAAGCAGCAGCAACTGCAGATTATATCTTTGAGCCTTCTAAAGAGGAAATCGTTGAAGGATTGATCCCTAAAGCTTTAAAAACGCAACTTTTTAAAGGAATTAGAGACTCTGTAGCATCAGAACACGGAGCGCGTATGACTGCCATGCACAAAGCAACAGACAACGCAACAGAGCTTAGAGATGCGCTTAAATTACAATATAACAAAGCACGTCAAGCAGCTATTACAAACGAGATTTTAGAGATCGTAGGTGGAGCAGAAGCTTTGAATAACTAG